The Candidatus Methanomethylophilaceae archaeon genomic interval TGGGATGGGCTACCTCCGCCGGAGGAGCCGTCGTGTACGAGAACCACCAGCTGGTCAGCAACATCGCTGAGAAAGATCAGATTCTGACCCTGTACGCCGTGTGGAAGATCAACCAATACACCATCCACTTCGCCAACACCGGATCGAGCGTCATCCCTGACATCACCCAGGATTACGGCACCGCCATAACCGCGCCCGCTGACCCCGTCCTGCCGAGATACACGTTCGCCGGATGGGTTCCCCAGGTGCCTGCCGTCATGCCTGCCGAAGACGTGACCGTCACCGCGAAATGGGAGGTCGGCACATACACCGTCACATTCAGCGCCAACGGCGGCTCGGGAGCCATGAGCCCGCAGTCCGTGGCTTATGAGCTGACCGTGCCCCTCAAATCCAACGAATTCACCAAGACGGGATACAGATTCGCATCCTGGAACACCGCCAAGGACGGATCGGGAACATCCTATCAGGACAAGGAATCCGTCTACAACCTCGACGACGTCATCCTGTACGCCCAGTGGGCTCCCATAACCTACACGGTGAAGTTCCACGACAACACAGGAAACACGCCCGAGAGCACTGCGACCCAGAGCATGACGTACGGCAAGAGCGCGACCCTGAAGGCCAACACATTCACCAACGCGCCCTACAAGTTCCTGTCCTGGAACACCAAGGCCGACGGAACCGGAACCAGCTATGCCGACAAGGCTGCCGTCAAGAACCTCACGAAAACCGACAGGGATACGGTCGATCTGTACGCCCAGTGGGACTCTCCGACCACCTCCATCATCATGGACAAGGGCGACGGCGATTCGAGCGGAGCAGCCGCCGCCAAGTATGGGGCCAAAGCGGCATCCATAACCAAGCCGGCGGCCTCGGATTATCTCCGCCTGGTCGGATACTATTCCGGCGACATCCTCGTCATCAACCCGGACGGATCCTTCCCGACCAGCGCGATAGGATTCGTCACCGATGGCGTATGGAGATATGCCGAAGAGACACTGACCCTCACGGCCAAGTGGAAGGCCCCCTACGAAGTGGGCGAAACGTTCGTTTACGAGAACATCACCTACATAATCACCTCGATCAACCCCAACAAGGCTGCCGCGGTCAATGTGGACAAGCCCGCCGCAGTCATCGAGATCGCGTCGGAAGCCGACCACATGAACGGAAGGTTCAGCATCACATCCCTGGCAAAGAACTCCTTCTCCGGATGCGCCTCGGCCGAGGAAGTCACCATACCCTCGAGCATAGCGTCCATCGGATCCGGATCCTTCTCTGGAATAACCTTCTACGACATCGACGGCACCACCGTCCTCCAGAAGACGGCCGCGGCTTTGAAGGGCCACACCTACTCCGGAGGAAACGGAAAGCTGGTCCGCGAAGGCATCGCTCCGGGCGAGACCTTCGACTACGGCGACCTGAAGTATAAGGTCACCTCGGTCTCCCCCAATTATGAAGCATCCGTCATCGGATACAACGGCAAGATGACGAACCTCATCGTCCCGGCGACCGCATCCTGCAAGGGAGTGAACATGGCTGTGACCTCGATCGAGAGCCAGGCGTTCTACAGCTGCTCCACCATGGTCACCGCCTCCATCGGCAATGTCGCATCCATCGGCAGCAAGGCCTTCGCCAACTGCGTTGCTCTGAAGACAGTGGATTCAGGAGACGATCTGAAGACGATAGGCAGCTACGCGTTCTACAACTGCCCCGCATTGGAATACGTGAAGGTCCCGTCATCCGTGGCCAGCATCGGCACCGCGGCGTTCTCCGGACTTACGTTCTACGACGCGGACGGAGAGACGAAGCTCAGCACCAACGCGCTCCCCGGCTACATCTACAAGGGCGCAGGGGACAAGACATTGGTCCGCCAGGTTCAGCTGTATGTCGGATACGAATTCAAGACCCACGGGTTCCTGTACACCGTCACTTCCCTGAACCCCGCGAAGGTTGCCCTGTCCGGCTATGTGGGCAAGCCCGTCGACGTTGTCGTCCCCAACGAGATCAGCTACGGAGGATCGAAGATCATCGTCGATTCCATAGGGGCCAAGGCGTTCTACGGATGCACGACCCTCAAGTCCATCGACACCGGAGACGCGACGACCATTGGCTCGAAGGCCTTCGCCAACTGCTCCAATCTGGAGACGGTCAAGATGAGCGCCGCATCCAAGATCGATTCCTATGCGTTCTTCGGATGCCCTGCCCTCAAGAGCATCCAGTTCTCCAGTTCCCTGAGGACCATAGGCGCCAGCGCATTCCAGGGCACCACATTCCTGAAGATGGACGGAACCGCCGTCAGCGCCGCCGCCGACCTGAAGGGATACCTGTTCGAGGGCTCCAACGGCGTCCTCAAGAAGAATGCGTTCAAGGAAGGGGACAGATTCACCTACACCGGCCTGAAATACAAGGTCATAAACATTGACCCGCTGAAGGTGTCCCTGGTAGGATACGAAGGCGTGATCACCCACCTCACAGTTCCTGGCAACGTCGAATTCAAGGGCGAGAGCCTGTTCGTCGCCACCATCGGAACGAAGGCGTTCTACGGCAACCTTGATCTGAAGTATACCGACCTCGGATACGTCAACTACGTCGGCCTGAAGGCCTTCGCAAACTGCACGAACCTCACCACCTTGATTGTCCCGAAGAGCGTGACGACCGTCGCCACCTACGCATTCTGCAACACGGGCATCACCTCTCTGGACATCCCCGGAGACAATGTGGTCCTCGAGGACAGCGTGTTCAGCGCCTGCAAGGATATGACCAGCATAACATTCAGCGGGCACGGCGCAGTCATAGGCAAGAACGCATTCTACAAGAACAACGGAGTCAGCAGCGTAGATCTGTCCACCGTGGAATCCGTCGGACCGAAGGCGTTCTCCTATTGCTACGGGCTCACGTCGCTGACCATAACCAGCAACATACGCGTGCTGTACCAGTACACGTTCTTCCAGTGCACGAACCTGAAGGACCTGACGATCGAATACGGCGTCCAGAAGATAGGCGCCAGCGCGTTCAGCGGATGCGTCTCCCTGGAGAACGTTTCCATGCCCAAGTCTTTGATCTACATGGGCGACAACGTATTCCACGGCCTGAAGTTCCTCGACCTCAACGGGGAGCCCATGGACGCCACCGTCAAGAACCTCCGCGGACACTTCTTCACCGGAACCGGCAAGATCCTCCGCGAGACCGCCGATCTGGTGATCGACGAGGAATTCACCTCCGGAGGGCTGACCTACAAGGTGGCTTCGACCGACCCGCGCGAAGTGGCTCTCATCGGATTCGACGAGGCCGTCACCTCCATCCCCAGCTCCGTGATATACAAGGGCTGGGAGATCCCGGTCGCCTACATCGGCGAGAAGGCGCTCTTCAGCTGCGAGACGCTGACATCGGCCGATCTGACGAACGCGAAGTCCATCGGCGCCAAGGCATTTGCCTACTGCCACTCCCTCGCGGATGTGTCGTTCGGCAAGGGCCTCCAGACCGTGGGAGGATACGCGTTCTACGACCTGTCCTTCTACGACGGAGCCAAGAAGATTTCGGCGTCCGCCGCCAACCTGAAGGGACATACCTTCAGCGGATCGGACTCGAACCTATACCTTGTAAAGTGAAACCCAGGGGCTTCGGCCCCCAAAAACCTTTTTGAAACCATTTCAGCCCCGTTTTCCCTCGCTTCTGATGGCCTTGCGACTTATTGATGGCAATCGTTAAATATAACAAATATATCCAGCAATTCGGCAAGACGGCCATAGCGGCGGGGAAACACCCGGTCCCATCCCGAACCCGGCAGTAAAGTCCGCCCGCGTACCTGTCTGTACTGTATTGCGCAAGCGTACGGGAACTCAAGCACGCTGTCTGCCACTTTTCTTTCAATTATTCGGTTAAACGCCGTTATCGATCCGTTCTCCTCGTCTCCTTTCATGGCAGATCATACGGTGGCAGCCCAACATCGATACTCATTCATCACTATGATTGGCAATAATTGTAAGAAAAAATAATATTACAAAGCGATTCCGACTTCATGAACAAAACTATTCTGATAATCGTAGCCGTAGTGGCGGCCATCGCGGTGGTTGCGCTAGCGGCATTCGTCCTTCTCAGCGGGCCCAAATGGGACGACCCTGTGGACAACTGGGTTCTGAGCCAGGACGTCAACGAAGGCGA includes:
- a CDS encoding leucine-rich repeat protein — encoded protein: MTKQMCASPAGHAEAFRPIHILAVFIAILSLFAIFTVASNDSDALSFWDDDEIIHYYQPDGVDWVAADGIADKIADITVPAQIEHDGVTYQVKAVDFSGEKYLISAKLSYGIEIIGLSNGFYSCNNLRYVEIPDSVTTIGFDAFDNCRSLYHLYLPDSVTSIADWAFSNSALVSIRLPESDGFTTMPNYLFSGCNQLTSVVIPSNVTTIADHCFSDCDSLEQIVIPENVKSIGEGAFSGCDALTFIDLRCDETTNFGYYSLWGASGIDGALKVRTSIPIETFLEADAFRDGTQVGPNLEFGYHFHGNTNGWELANHEWDLVDGYLKVWAVSPDNTVLGEDGGELFYVVDRENYNAFSVKKLIRQVEFVNDPSNGKYLLTSVGYDAFYGVLATSFILPEGMESIMSYSIDTPGYVKIPDSIETWECNMRPLNTVIISDSNVPEGLCVGNEANSVIITVGSDFVEDGIIQTYNDHIHNGDGILYLVGKTPMISKINSAGLEIDVRYISDTDGKVYHFDSDKWKWVQDTDLRTVQFEFNDGSGLYTRKVVKDTIGDAGITYLPDKSFAGWFLPGGVFVSPDASVSSVMGSSYLKTLYGRWNGAMVELGSGVTLTVDGTSYTGYATVPLGKTAAVSFEDGLELYYAPGFSVSGNKLTPIAGCQTYAVMAQPAANTLVTLNLNGGTGSFTSFNVAIGGSVPASFKAPEKTGYDFGGYNNSNGTTVITAKGAFVRNVSGYTDRNGLWTNENSAVTLEAKWTAHTTKVILHNMGVVPDAEYTATYGMDFPNIQAPSSEMARFDGYYDAVDAQGNPSGMLINKGGWTNIDSSVNPLFDGYTWKGDIPAYDLYAKWVPKYTVVNDDDGRSYELSGNDALDLGQPSKAGYTLSGWLLTGDVNYSTAVYGTEGSVTKKIVEGTAFKASKGDTWVASLSSAVGGTVHAVPQWTPIRYKVTFDLDGGTGSYSDKTFTYDSKYAISEPSKEGYVFLGWTVTCDALSWAACSDSKNGTYRWMSSTSPEKNSTSGSPLYVMNLSSDASKTAALVAHWAPGTYSLSFDPNAIDATGSMSIQTIYIDTSEYIQWADFSRTGYSFMGWATSAGGAVVYENHQLVSNIAEKDQILTLYAVWKINQYTIHFANTGSSVIPDITQDYGTAITAPADPVLPRYTFAGWVPQVPAVMPAEDVTVTAKWEVGTYTVTFSANGGSGAMSPQSVAYELTVPLKSNEFTKTGYRFASWNTAKDGSGTSYQDKESVYNLDDVILYAQWAPITYTVKFHDNTGNTPESTATQSMTYGKSATLKANTFTNAPYKFLSWNTKADGTGTSYADKAAVKNLTKTDRDTVDLYAQWDSPTTSIIMDKGDGDSSGAAAAKYGAKAASITKPAASDYLRLVGYYSGDILVINPDGSFPTSAIGFVTDGVWRYAEETLTLTAKWKAPYEVGETFVYENITYIITSINPNKAAAVNVDKPAAVIEIASEADHMNGRFSITSLAKNSFSGCASAEEVTIPSSIASIGSGSFSGITFYDIDGTTVLQKTAAALKGHTYSGGNGKLVREGIAPGETFDYGDLKYKVTSVSPNYEASVIGYNGKMTNLIVPATASCKGVNMAVTSIESQAFYSCSTMVTASIGNVASIGSKAFANCVALKTVDSGDDLKTIGSYAFYNCPALEYVKVPSSVASIGTAAFSGLTFYDADGETKLSTNALPGYIYKGAGDKTLVRQVQLYVGYEFKTHGFLYTVTSLNPAKVALSGYVGKPVDVVVPNEISYGGSKIIVDSIGAKAFYGCTTLKSIDTGDATTIGSKAFANCSNLETVKMSAASKIDSYAFFGCPALKSIQFSSSLRTIGASAFQGTTFLKMDGTAVSAAADLKGYLFEGSNGVLKKNAFKEGDRFTYTGLKYKVINIDPLKVSLVGYEGVITHLTVPGNVEFKGESLFVATIGTKAFYGNLDLKYTDLGYVNYVGLKAFANCTNLTTLIVPKSVTTVATYAFCNTGITSLDIPGDNVVLEDSVFSACKDMTSITFSGHGAVIGKNAFYKNNGVSSVDLSTVESVGPKAFSYCYGLTSLTITSNIRVLYQYTFFQCTNLKDLTIEYGVQKIGASAFSGCVSLENVSMPKSLIYMGDNVFHGLKFLDLNGEPMDATVKNLRGHFFTGTGKILRETADLVIDEEFTSGGLTYKVASTDPREVALIGFDEAVTSIPSSVIYKGWEIPVAYIGEKALFSCETLTSADLTNAKSIGAKAFAYCHSLADVSFGKGLQTVGGYAFYDLSFYDGAKKISASAANLKGHTFSGSDSNLYLVK